The following proteins come from a genomic window of Thiothrix winogradskyi:
- the waaF gene encoding lipopolysaccharide heptosyltransferase II, protein MAFSPQRCLIVGPSWVGDMVMAQSLFMALKQRFPDLQIDVLAPAWSKSILAAMPEVRAAIEMPLQHGELALGKRYQLGKSLRASAYDWAIVLPRSLKAALVPFWANIPVRTGFKGEMRYGLLNDIRPLDKTVLTMTVQRFVALGLAKDARLPPNVQQPQLIVERNPSPALPLSGKGAKIADASYSSPDKGRLGGVSLLALCPGAEYGAAKRWPAEYYAVVAQHYIAQGGQVILLGSAKDAPVTAQIAAAVNSPACQDLAGKTSIQDVLELLAQADQVVSNDSGLMHVAAAVDTPVIAVYGSSDPTYTPPLSDKAKILTLGLPCSPCFKRECPLQHLDCLKKILPEQVISLL, encoded by the coding sequence ATGGCGTTTTCCCCCCAACGTTGCCTGATCGTCGGCCCTTCGTGGGTCGGCGATATGGTGATGGCACAAAGCCTGTTCATGGCACTCAAACAGCGTTTCCCCGATTTGCAGATTGATGTGCTTGCGCCTGCGTGGAGCAAGTCGATTTTGGCAGCAATGCCTGAAGTGCGTGCGGCAATTGAGATGCCGTTGCAGCATGGCGAATTGGCACTGGGTAAACGTTACCAGCTTGGCAAATCCTTGCGGGCGAGTGCGTATGATTGGGCGATTGTGTTGCCGCGTTCGCTGAAAGCCGCACTGGTGCCGTTTTGGGCAAACATTCCGGTGCGCACGGGGTTTAAAGGGGAAATGCGTTACGGCTTGTTGAATGATATTCGCCCGCTGGATAAAACGGTGTTGACGATGACGGTGCAACGCTTTGTGGCGTTGGGGTTGGCGAAGGATGCTAGGTTGCCGCCGAACGTTCAGCAGCCGCAGTTAATCGTTGAAAGAAACCCCTCCCCAGCCCTCCCCTTATCAGGGAAGGGAGCTAAGATAGCTGATGCCTCTTACTCCTCCCCTGATAAGGGGAGGTTGGGAGGGGTTTCTCTTCTAGCCCTCTGCCCCGGCGCAGAATACGGTGCTGCCAAACGCTGGCCTGCCGAATATTACGCCGTCGTCGCCCAACATTACATCGCGCAAGGCGGGCAAGTGATCCTACTCGGCTCTGCCAAAGATGCCCCCGTCACCGCGCAAATTGCCGCCGCTGTGAATTCCCCCGCTTGCCAAGACCTTGCAGGCAAAACCAGCATTCAGGATGTGCTGGAGCTGCTCGCCCAAGCCGATCAGGTGGTCAGCAATGACTCCGGTTTGATGCACGTTGCTGCCGCCGTAGACACGCCGGTGATTGCGGTGTATGGCTCTTCCGACCCGACGTATACCCCGCCTTTGAGTGACAAAGCAAAAATTCTCACCCTTGGGTTGCCGTGCAGCCCGTGTTTCAAGCGCGAATGCCCGCTCCAACATTTGGATTGCCTCAAAAAAATTCTGCCCGAACAAGTCATTTCCTTGCTATAA
- the apaG gene encoding Co2+/Mg2+ efflux protein ApaG: MDSERYNIQVSVESHFIEKESNPEQSRYVFAYTVTIVNQGSVPAKLLTRHWVISDADGRTQEVRGEGVVGEQPYLQPGEGFRYTSGTILDTPLGVMQGAYQMLADDGEHFDAIIAPFRLVDPRVLH; the protein is encoded by the coding sequence ATGGATAGCGAGCGTTACAATATTCAAGTGTCGGTGGAATCCCATTTCATCGAAAAAGAGTCTAACCCGGAGCAGTCGCGTTACGTGTTTGCGTACACGGTGACGATTGTGAATCAAGGCAGTGTCCCTGCAAAATTGTTAACCCGGCATTGGGTGATTTCTGATGCAGATGGGCGAACCCAGGAAGTACGCGGTGAGGGTGTCGTCGGTGAGCAACCTTATCTGCAACCGGGGGAAGGGTTCCGTTATACCAGTGGCACGATTTTGGATACCCCACTGGGGGTGATGCAGGGTGCTTATCAAATGTTGGCCGATGATGGTGAACATTTTGACGCAATTATTGCACCGTTTCGTTTGGTCGATCCGCGCGTTTTGCATTAA
- a CDS encoding lytic transglycosylase domain-containing protein yields the protein MKTPSKSNQVSGLVALSVLCGAALHSESAEAAVYTYVDKDGTRWLTNTPKKGNKYKLVAKYGSPQKKSPKSAPVQAVSNYNATVPVSMTSSRGHCGAQNAAQLERKMLPHLDSIRTHARAYGVDERLVIAVMKQESCFNPSARSRVGAMGLMQLMPGTADMMGVGNAWDPHQNIRGGVKYLAEQLRTFNGSVPLALAAYNAGPGAVRKHKGIPPYNETQNYVAKIMRDYRGAQAHPIQQAQAAPQAGGYQRSAGVPAGISRGQGWAKPVQDFTVFRGLS from the coding sequence ATGAAAACCCCAAGCAAATCAAACCAAGTCAGTGGTCTGGTAGCGCTGTCTGTGCTGTGCGGTGCAGCATTACACAGTGAGTCGGCGGAAGCGGCTGTTTACACTTACGTCGATAAAGACGGTACGCGATGGTTAACCAATACGCCGAAAAAAGGCAATAAATATAAATTAGTTGCCAAATACGGTTCGCCACAAAAAAAGTCACCTAAGTCTGCGCCAGTTCAAGCTGTGTCAAATTATAATGCAACAGTGCCTGTTAGTATGACCAGTTCCAGAGGGCATTGTGGTGCACAAAATGCGGCACAGTTAGAACGCAAAATGTTGCCTCATCTGGATTCTATCCGTACTCATGCACGTGCTTACGGTGTGGATGAGCGGCTGGTAATTGCAGTGATGAAGCAAGAATCCTGTTTTAACCCTAGCGCCCGTTCACGGGTGGGGGCGATGGGCTTGATGCAACTGATGCCTGGTACTGCGGATATGATGGGTGTTGGCAATGCGTGGGATCCGCACCAAAATATACGAGGAGGGGTGAAATACCTTGCCGAACAGTTGCGCACGTTCAACGGAAGTGTGCCATTAGCGTTAGCGGCTTACAACGCCGGTCCTGGCGCGGTGCGCAAACACAAGGGGATTCCGCCTTATAACGAAACCCAAAATTATGTGGCGAAAATCATGCGTGACTACCGTGGAGCGCAGGCACACCCGATTCAGCAAGCACAGGCAGCGCCTCAGGCTGGGGGGTATCAGCGTAGTGCCGGTGTACCCGCAGGTATTTCGCGTGGGCAAGGTTGGGCAAAACCGGTTCAGGATTTCACGGTTTTCCGTGGTTTATCGTAA
- a CDS encoding putative nucleotidyltransferase substrate binding domain-containing protein, producing the protein MELEQLKVRGFLAKCSPLKELPAEWLDKLAQSVTFKCSSAGDAVLTIGEQNDHVLLIRRGAVDVCLESGDVYGRFSKGDWVGYRSVLRGGVVSMNVMALEDSLFFAIPASLFLELVGSFDRVSKYFSDRKQERLRSALQEIRGNDGMSLVAMHVRDLMKLPMLVGKSDSIQQVAQQMNEFNTQTVMVTGDDGGLCGIVTDVDFRKRVVAEGRSIHLPIADIMTLNPLTLTPRDQASEALLLMSRRNIRHLPVVEDSEVVGVLSASDLLRTQSSSAVYLVGDIFAAQDVARLAELSKSLPKLLVSLVKQSLPANDIGQSITSIGQAIARRLLVMAEEKFGAPPVPYAFIVAGSMARREQTAHSDQDNGMILSDDYNEAQHGEYFRQIAKYVSDGLDACGYIYCPGNVMATNDQWRQPLAVWRGYFDAWITKPEPMALMYASIFFDLRCLHGDASLLSRLLEEILSKTKTSTLFQAFMAGNALSHKPPIGFFRGFVLDKDSKDSSAEKGMDMKKRGVVPIIDMARLYALAAGLAPINTWERLEAIADAGTMTRSTVEDVRDAFEFISMVRLQHQAKQIENGQKPNNHMPPEELSALERRHLKDAFEVISTMQESMATRYQADRFR; encoded by the coding sequence ATGGAACTCGAACAACTCAAAGTGCGTGGTTTTTTGGCGAAATGTTCGCCTTTGAAAGAGTTGCCAGCAGAGTGGCTGGATAAGCTTGCACAGAGCGTTACATTCAAGTGTTCTTCCGCTGGTGACGCCGTTTTAACCATTGGCGAACAGAATGATCATGTACTGCTCATCCGCCGGGGTGCCGTTGATGTGTGTCTGGAAAGCGGGGATGTGTACGGGCGTTTTAGCAAGGGTGACTGGGTGGGCTATCGTTCCGTGCTGCGTGGTGGCGTAGTCAGTATGAATGTGATGGCCTTGGAAGACAGCTTGTTCTTCGCCATTCCTGCCTCTCTGTTTTTAGAGTTGGTGGGTAGCTTTGATCGTGTTTCCAAATACTTCTCTGATCGCAAACAAGAGCGGTTGCGCAGTGCGCTACAAGAAATCCGTGGCAATGACGGTATGTCATTGGTGGCGATGCACGTGCGCGATTTGATGAAGCTGCCAATGCTGGTGGGTAAAAGCGATAGCATCCAGCAAGTGGCGCAACAGATGAACGAATTCAATACCCAAACCGTGATGGTCACAGGCGATGACGGTGGTTTGTGCGGCATTGTCACCGACGTGGATTTCCGTAAGCGCGTGGTGGCAGAAGGGCGCAGCATTCATTTGCCGATTGCCGATATTATGACCCTGAACCCGCTGACCCTGACCCCGCGTGATCAGGCTTCCGAAGCCTTATTGCTGATGTCGCGCCGCAATATCCGCCATTTGCCAGTGGTGGAAGACAGCGAAGTGGTGGGTGTGTTATCCGCCAGCGATTTGTTACGCACCCAAAGCAGCAGCGCAGTGTATTTGGTCGGGGATATTTTCGCGGCGCAAGACGTGGCGCGGTTGGCGGAATTGAGCAAGAGTTTGCCGAAACTGTTGGTCAGTTTGGTGAAACAAAGTTTGCCTGCCAATGATATTGGGCAATCCATCACCTCCATCGGGCAGGCGATTGCACGGCGTTTATTGGTGATGGCAGAAGAAAAATTCGGCGCACCGCCCGTGCCGTATGCGTTTATCGTGGCGGGGTCGATGGCGCGGCGTGAACAGACTGCGCATTCCGATCAGGATAACGGCATGATTTTGTCGGATGATTACAATGAGGCGCAACACGGCGAGTATTTCCGGCAGATAGCGAAATATGTGAGCGACGGTTTGGATGCGTGCGGTTACATTTACTGCCCCGGCAATGTGATGGCGACCAATGACCAGTGGAGGCAACCGTTGGCGGTATGGCGTGGCTATTTTGATGCGTGGATCACTAAGCCAGAACCGATGGCGTTAATGTATGCCAGCATTTTCTTCGACCTGCGCTGCTTGCACGGCGACGCCAGTTTGCTAAGCCGTTTGCTAGAAGAAATCCTGAGCAAAACCAAAACTAGTACTCTGTTTCAAGCGTTTATGGCTGGCAATGCCCTGAGCCACAAACCGCCGATCGGTTTCTTCCGAGGCTTTGTGTTGGATAAAGACAGCAAAGACAGCAGTGCTGAAAAAGGCATGGATATGAAGAAACGCGGCGTTGTGCCGATCATCGACATGGCGCGGCTGTATGCGTTGGCGGCAGGGCTTGCGCCGATCAATACGTGGGAACGGCTGGAGGCGATCGCCGACGCGGGAACCATGACTCGTTCCACCGTGGAAGACGTGCGCGATGCTTTCGAGTTCATCAGCATGGTGCGCTTGCAGCATCAAGCCAAGCAAATCGAAAACGGGCAAAAACCCAATAACCACATGCCGCCCGAAGAGCTGTCAGCGTTAGAACGTCGCCATTTGAAAGATGCGTTCGAGGTGATTTCGACCATGCAGGAAAGCATGGCGACCCGCTATCAGGCGGATCGGTTTAGATAA
- a CDS encoding HNH endonuclease gives MPEVSAALLELCRAVTAKRPKTVIDHILAHGFITTEALKDVYGYNHPPRAVRDVRENGIPLETFRVTGSDGRKIAAYRFGELSGLTVRKLSGRTGLSKRLKEALIAKYGCQCFIYLEVMDERELQIDHRVPYEVGGDGEEGQELNPDDFMLLSASANRAKSWSCEHCDNWNGSKDKHVCLTCYWAFPENYTHVAMRHSRRIDLVWQGDEVAVYEKLKAAASELGKEVPEFVKEVLEREAKLLG, from the coding sequence ATGCCTGAAGTGTCAGCCGCATTATTGGAGTTGTGCCGCGCCGTAACAGCCAAACGTCCTAAAACGGTGATTGATCATATTTTGGCGCATGGCTTTATCACGACCGAAGCGTTGAAAGATGTTTACGGCTACAACCATCCGCCCCGAGCTGTGCGGGATGTACGTGAAAATGGCATTCCATTGGAAACGTTTCGGGTAACGGGTTCGGATGGGCGTAAGATTGCGGCTTATCGCTTTGGTGAATTGAGCGGGTTAACGGTCAGAAAGTTATCAGGGCGCACGGGTCTGTCCAAGCGCCTCAAAGAGGCTCTGATTGCCAAGTACGGTTGCCAGTGTTTCATCTATTTGGAAGTGATGGATGAACGTGAGTTGCAGATTGATCATCGCGTTCCCTATGAGGTGGGTGGTGACGGTGAAGAAGGGCAGGAGTTAAATCCTGACGATTTTATGTTGCTGTCTGCCTCCGCAAATCGCGCAAAATCATGGTCGTGTGAGCATTGTGATAATTGGAATGGCAGTAAAGATAAGCATGTTTGCCTGACCTGTTACTGGGCGTTCCCAGAAAATTATACCCATGTGGCAATGCGCCACAGTCGTCGTATTGACCTTGTTTGGCAAGGGGATGAAGTGGCAGTTTATGAAAAACTGAAAGCAGCCGCTTCTGAGCTTGGTAAAGAAGTCCCTGAGTTTGTTAAAGAAGTGCTTGAGCGGGAAGCCAAGTTACTGGGATAG
- a CDS encoding branched-chain amino acid transaminase produces MSMSDRDGLIWLDGEMVPWREAKTHVLTHTLHYGMGVFEGVRAYKTDQGTAIFRLQDHTDRLFNSAKIMRMPMPFSKEQLNDAQRAAVRENNLDSAYIRPMCFYGSEGMGLRADNLETHAMVAAWTWGAYLGAENMEKGIRIKTSSFNRHHVNVTMCKAKANGNYMNSMLALREALDDGYDEALLLDVDGFVSEGSAENFFLIKEGILYTPELTAALDGITRKTVITLARDLGYEVREKRISRDEVYGADEAFFTGTAAEVTPIRELDRRAIGSGSRGPITAQLQALYLDIVHGRSDKYRYWLTLV; encoded by the coding sequence ATGTCGATGTCTGACCGCGATGGCCTGATCTGGCTGGACGGCGAAATGGTGCCTTGGCGCGAAGCCAAAACCCACGTCTTAACCCATACCCTGCACTACGGCATGGGCGTTTTTGAAGGCGTGCGGGCGTATAAGACTGACCAAGGCACGGCGATTTTCCGCTTGCAAGATCACACGGATCGCCTGTTTAATTCCGCCAAAATCATGCGGATGCCGATGCCATTCAGCAAAGAACAGTTGAATGATGCGCAACGTGCGGCAGTGCGTGAAAACAATCTGGATTCTGCCTACATTCGCCCGATGTGTTTCTACGGTTCGGAAGGCATGGGTTTGCGTGCTGATAACTTGGAAACCCACGCAATGGTCGCCGCTTGGACATGGGGTGCTTACCTCGGCGCGGAAAACATGGAAAAAGGTATCCGCATCAAGACCTCCTCCTTCAACCGCCATCACGTCAATGTCACCATGTGCAAGGCGAAAGCTAACGGCAACTACATGAACTCCATGCTGGCGTTGCGTGAAGCCTTAGATGATGGTTATGACGAAGCCTTATTGCTGGATGTGGACGGTTTTGTGTCCGAAGGCAGCGCGGAAAACTTCTTTTTGATCAAAGAAGGTATTTTGTATACCCCGGAACTGACGGCAGCATTGGATGGTATTACCCGTAAAACCGTGATCACACTGGCGCGTGATCTGGGCTATGAAGTCCGCGAAAAGCGCATTTCTCGTGACGAAGTGTATGGGGCGGACGAAGCTTTCTTTACCGGCACAGCAGCGGAAGTCACCCCGATTCGTGAGCTGGATCGTCGTGCGATTGGCTCTGGCTCACGTGGCCCGATTACCGCGCAATTGCAAGCCCTGTATCTGGATATTGTGCACGGTCGCTCTGACAAATACCGTTATTGGCTGACCCTTGTGTAA
- the cgtA gene encoding Obg family GTPase CgtA, with the protein MQFVDEVVIRVKAGDGGNGCVSFRREKYIEFGGPNGGDGGDGGDVYLVAERNLNTLIDFRHQRYYEAQRGENGAGNNMTGRRGDDQEISVPVGTVAYDEETGEMIGDLIEPGQRLLVAKGGWHGLGNLRYKSSINRAPRQSKPGTVGELRVLRMELKLLADVGLLGLPNAGKSTLISAVSSARPKVADYPFTTLYPNLGVVSVGVTQSFVMADIPGLIEGAAEGAGLGIQFLRHLSRTSLLLHVVDVAPMAEENEPVRAVRTIEGELEQYSEELANYPRWLVLNKIDLLPPEERAARCQEIVDALGWTGRVFQISAATSAGTQDLCFHIMQYLDEHADHSN; encoded by the coding sequence ATGCAGTTTGTTGATGAAGTAGTAATCCGCGTGAAAGCGGGTGATGGTGGCAATGGTTGCGTGAGCTTCCGCCGCGAAAAGTACATCGAGTTCGGTGGCCCCAACGGTGGCGATGGTGGCGATGGTGGCGATGTGTATCTGGTTGCCGAGCGCAATTTGAATACGCTGATTGATTTCCGTCACCAGCGTTATTACGAAGCACAACGCGGTGAAAACGGCGCGGGCAACAATATGACCGGCAGGCGCGGCGATGATCAAGAGATCAGCGTTCCCGTCGGCACAGTCGCTTACGACGAAGAAACCGGCGAGATGATCGGCGATTTGATCGAACCCGGTCAGCGCTTGCTGGTGGCAAAAGGCGGTTGGCATGGCTTGGGTAACTTGCGTTACAAAAGCTCAATCAACCGTGCGCCGCGTCAATCGAAGCCGGGTACGGTGGGTGAATTGCGCGTGTTGCGCATGGAGCTGAAGTTGCTGGCGGATGTGGGTTTGTTGGGTTTGCCGAATGCGGGCAAATCGACGTTGATTAGCGCGGTGTCGTCGGCGCGTCCGAAAGTGGCGGATTACCCGTTCACGACCTTGTACCCGAATTTGGGCGTGGTCAGCGTCGGCGTGACGCAAAGTTTCGTGATGGCGGATATTCCCGGTTTGATCGAGGGGGCTGCGGAAGGCGCGGGTCTTGGTATTCAATTCCTGCGGCATTTATCACGTACCAGTTTATTGCTGCATGTGGTGGACGTGGCACCGATGGCGGAGGAAAATGAGCCAGTGCGTGCGGTGCGCACCATCGAAGGCGAGTTGGAGCAATACAGCGAAGAGCTGGCGAATTACCCGCGTTGGTTGGTGTTGAATAAGATCGACTTGTTACCACCAGAAGAACGCGCTGCCCGTTGTCAGGAAATTGTGGATGCACTCGGTTGGACAGGGCGTGTTTTCCAAATTTCCGCCGCCACCAGTGCAGGCACGCAAGACCTGTGTTTCCACATTATGCAGTATTTGGACGAACATGCAGACCACTCGAACTGA
- the proB gene encoding glutamate 5-kinase — protein MPKTQRWVVKIGSALLTRDGEGLDREALADWAGQMARLHQSGVEIVLVSSGAVAEGMSRMGWKTKPKALFEKQAAAAIGQMSLIHAYEMVFQQHGFHAAQVLLTHDDLANRRRYLNARSTLTTLIDLKVIPVINENDTVAFEEIRLGDNDTLGAMVANLVEADVLVILTDQSGLFDKDPRKFADAQMIVEGRANNPDYVEFAGGAGTLIGSGGMRTKVIAAQRAARSGCATVIASGREPLVLERLRTGELLGTLLLPDAAPIAARKQWIAGQLAAKGTLWLDAGAAEAILKTGKSLLPVGVTRVEGVFDRGEVVSCVTDDGRLIAKGLVNYSSEEANRIKRQPSKSIEQVLGYVDALELIHRDNLVLL, from the coding sequence ATGCCCAAGACCCAGCGTTGGGTCGTCAAGATTGGCAGTGCCTTGCTGACTCGCGATGGCGAAGGCTTAGACCGCGAAGCCTTGGCAGATTGGGCGGGGCAAATGGCTCGCCTGCATCAGTCTGGTGTGGAAATCGTGTTGGTATCTTCTGGCGCTGTCGCTGAAGGCATGAGCCGCATGGGGTGGAAAACCAAGCCCAAAGCCTTGTTTGAAAAGCAGGCGGCGGCAGCGATTGGGCAAATGAGCTTGATTCATGCTTACGAGATGGTGTTCCAGCAACACGGTTTCCACGCCGCGCAAGTGTTGCTCACACATGATGACCTCGCCAATCGCCGCCGTTACCTCAATGCGCGTAGCACCCTGACCACCTTGATTGACCTCAAGGTAATTCCGGTGATCAATGAGAATGACACGGTGGCGTTTGAGGAAATTCGTCTCGGTGACAACGATACGCTGGGCGCGATGGTCGCGAATCTGGTGGAGGCGGATGTGCTGGTGATTCTCACCGACCAGTCCGGCTTATTTGACAAAGACCCGCGTAAGTTTGCGGATGCGCAGATGATTGTTGAGGGGCGGGCGAATAACCCCGATTACGTGGAATTTGCCGGTGGGGCTGGCACGTTGATTGGCAGCGGCGGAATGCGTACCAAGGTCATTGCTGCGCAACGGGCAGCGCGTTCGGGCTGTGCGACGGTGATTGCTTCCGGGCGTGAACCGCTGGTGTTGGAGCGGTTACGCACGGGTGAATTGTTAGGCACGCTGTTATTGCCGGATGCGGCACCGATTGCGGCACGTAAACAGTGGATTGCGGGGCAATTGGCGGCAAAAGGCACGTTGTGGCTCGACGCTGGGGCGGCAGAAGCGATTCTTAAGACTGGAAAAAGCTTGCTACCCGTGGGGGTGACGAGGGTGGAAGGCGTGTTTGACCGGGGTGAGGTGGTGAGTTGCGTCACCGATGATGGGCGCTTGATTGCCAAGGGATTGGTGAATTATTCGAGTGAAGAAGCGAACCGGATTAAACGTCAGCCGAGCAAATCCATTGAGCAAGTACTAGGCTATGTGGACGCGCTGGAGCTGATCCACCGTGACAATTTGGTCTTGTTATAG
- a CDS encoding zinc-finger domain-containing protein, whose amino-acid sequence MSAPSLADYKRLNDTREVVVKRQDLPLSCPTDATALWCSHPRVSLAIDASADKTVRCPYCGTLYRLID is encoded by the coding sequence ATGTCTGCGCCGAGCCTTGCTGATTACAAACGTTTGAATGATACCCGCGAAGTGGTGGTGAAACGTCAAGATTTGCCCTTGAGCTGCCCCACGGATGCGACTGCGTTGTGGTGCTCGCACCCGCGTGTGTCGCTGGCGATTGATGCCAGTGCGGATAAAACCGTGCGCTGCCCGTATTGCGGTACGCTTTACCGTTTGATCGACTAA
- a CDS encoding DUF294 nucleotidyltransferase-like domain-containing protein — MLHAQLTEFACPALTVAGSDTIRTVAARMTQAAGRAALVLDASGNLQGVVTDMDLRTRVLAAGLEPTTPVGDIMTSQPLVVDASETASAALLLMARRNIRHILVRLADGSFGIVSAFDLLRQYDYNAAWLIGDIHVAADVATLSRLSQHLPSALVRMVQNGTPAHDIAHSLSLVGQEIVHRLLTLAENRFGEPPIPYAFIVAGSMGRHEQTIHTDQDNAMILDDSFVAELHDGYFQQVAHFVSDGLAACGYVYCPGNIMASNPQWRQPLHVWREYFRQWIDTPEPQALVNATIFFDLRCTYGDDSLWLRLRDDLLGRSRNSSLFQRLLAENAQTFQPPLNFWGGLASERNANGEKVIDLKKRGVVPVIDLARVYALAHGLPPVNTVERLQALAEAGALNRADVGELLEALEVISRLRLQHQARQVLAGVKPDNALPLASLSALERNHLKGACKVVARLQQGMFRVYRSGG, encoded by the coding sequence GTGTTACATGCCCAGTTGACGGAATTTGCTTGCCCTGCGCTGACGGTGGCAGGCAGCGACACGATCCGCACGGTAGCTGCCCGCATGACGCAGGCGGCAGGTCGTGCTGCGCTGGTGTTGGACGCATCTGGCAACTTGCAAGGCGTGGTCACGGATATGGATTTGCGCACACGGGTGCTGGCTGCTGGGCTTGAGCCGACAACCCCGGTGGGCGACATTATGACTAGCCAACCGCTGGTGGTTGATGCTTCTGAAACCGCATCCGCCGCGCTGCTGCTGATGGCACGGCGCAATATTCGCCATATTCTGGTAAGGCTGGCAGATGGCAGTTTTGGGATTGTGTCGGCGTTCGATCTGTTGCGGCAATACGATTACAACGCTGCTTGGCTGATTGGCGACATCCACGTCGCGGCGGATGTGGCAACCCTGTCACGCCTCAGTCAACATTTGCCATCTGCCTTGGTGCGCATGGTGCAAAACGGCACGCCTGCCCATGACATTGCGCACTCCCTGAGTCTGGTTGGGCAGGAAATTGTGCATCGCTTGCTGACACTCGCGGAAAACCGTTTCGGCGAACCGCCCATTCCCTACGCTTTCATCGTTGCTGGTTCGATGGGGCGGCATGAGCAAACTATCCACACCGATCAAGATAACGCGATGATTCTGGACGATAGTTTCGTGGCGGAATTACACGACGGCTATTTCCAGCAAGTGGCGCACTTTGTCAGTGATGGGCTGGCGGCGTGTGGGTATGTGTATTGCCCCGGCAATATCATGGCAAGCAATCCGCAATGGCGGCAACCGCTGCACGTTTGGCGCGAATATTTCCGCCAGTGGATTGATACCCCCGAACCGCAAGCTTTGGTGAATGCAACCATCTTTTTCGATCTGCGCTGTACCTATGGCGATGACAGTTTGTGGTTGCGGCTGCGTGATGATTTGTTGGGGCGTAGCCGCAATAGCAGCTTGTTTCAGCGTTTGCTGGCGGAAAATGCGCAAACGTTCCAGCCGCCGCTGAATTTTTGGGGCGGGCTTGCCAGTGAGCGCAACGCCAATGGCGAAAAAGTCATCGACTTGAAAAAGCGTGGGGTTGTGCCGGTGATTGATTTGGCGCGGGTGTATGCACTGGCACACGGTTTGCCGCCCGTGAATACGGTGGAACGCCTGCAAGCCTTGGCAGAGGCGGGGGCGTTGAACCGTGCTGATGTGGGGGAATTGCTGGAAGCATTGGAGGTGATTAGTCGCTTGCGTTTGCAGCATCAGGCACGGCAGGTGCTGGCGGGGGTGAAGCCGGATAATGCGTTGCCACTGGCGAGTTTGTCGGCGTTGGAGCGTAATCATTTGAAGGGTGCTTGTAAGGTGGTGGCGCGGTTGCAGCAGGGGATGTTCCGGGTTTACCGGAGTGGGGGGTGA